One genomic window of Halovivax cerinus includes the following:
- a CDS encoding ROK family protein: MSYYAGIDLGATNLRAVVGDPAGESLAIRRRRTPQGPSGIDVTEAVLETLRDACIETGIEPASIDAAAIGSIGPFDLANGAVVDPANLPDTIDRIPLTGPVERLVETDRVALHNDATAGVIGERFYADRNPDDMCYVTVSSGIGAGICCDGSVLSGWDGNAGEIGHIVVDPAGLLRCGCGRPGHWEAYCSGDGIPAYARAIADREPGVETSLPLESDDLDAERVFDATGSDPLADLVVDRVADWNVVGIATLVHAVAPMVVSIGGAVATNNPGAVVEPIRERLGSAVISNVPEVRVTALGDDVVLRGALASAITGGTGDVSERTQTG; encoded by the coding sequence ATGTCGTACTACGCGGGGATAGATCTCGGGGCGACGAACCTCCGTGCGGTCGTCGGCGATCCCGCAGGCGAATCCCTCGCGATCCGCCGACGGCGGACGCCGCAGGGACCGTCCGGTATCGACGTCACCGAGGCCGTACTGGAGACGCTTCGCGACGCGTGCATCGAGACCGGGATCGAACCGGCGTCGATCGACGCCGCCGCGATCGGGTCGATCGGACCGTTCGACCTCGCCAACGGGGCCGTCGTCGATCCGGCCAATCTGCCCGATACGATCGACCGGATCCCGCTCACCGGTCCCGTCGAGCGACTCGTCGAGACCGACCGCGTCGCGTTACACAACGACGCGACGGCGGGCGTCATCGGCGAGCGCTTCTACGCCGATCGTAACCCCGACGACATGTGTTACGTGACGGTCTCGTCGGGGATCGGTGCGGGCATCTGCTGTGACGGGTCGGTCCTCTCCGGCTGGGACGGGAACGCCGGCGAGATCGGCCACATCGTCGTCGATCCCGCCGGCCTCCTGCGGTGCGGTTGCGGGCGCCCCGGTCACTGGGAGGCATACTGTTCCGGCGACGGGATTCCGGCGTACGCACGAGCGATCGCGGACCGCGAACCCGGCGTCGAGACGTCGCTCCCCCTCGAGTCGGACGATTTGGACGCCGAGAGGGTCTTCGACGCGACGGGTTCCGATCCGCTCGCAGACCTCGTCGTAGACCGCGTCGCCGACTGGAACGTCGTCGGAATCGCCACCCTCGTTCACGCCGTCGCACCGATGGTCGTCTCGATCGGCGGTGCCGTCGCGACGAACAACCCCGGGGCGGTCGTCGAACCGATCCGCGAGCGACTGGGCAGCGCCGTCATCTCGAACGTTCCCGAGGTCAGGGTGACGGCGCTCGGCGACGACGTTGTCCTCCGTGGCGCGCTCGCGAGCGCGATCACCGGTGGAACGGGTGACGTCTCCGAACGCACGCAGACCGGGTGA
- a CDS encoding sensor histidine kinase, whose amino-acid sequence MTPDVGSEDAHGPVRADGGHSRRRGFDDHPDPLIRVDGGDIVAANDRARTVFGDGDALVGGRADEYLEAATDGESVDGTSEGSSERFEPYVVPESDAESEHLIHFRPTHDGYRSNAHRARTDEATDPVPPTSTFEQYETIMQVVPDPVYATDETGTLTFVNRAFEERFGIDRVTVAESDVHFSEITTDDGAVSIAESLRGLLDDDAADRETIESVAVTADGRHLTVENSLALRPSHDGFAGAVGVLRDVTERQRREEIFAVMDRALRHNLRTNVNIIAGYAETLEPAVDDEHGEALRTIRRAATWLSKLGETVRTLERSIETAPDGGHRVDVDRLVTDCAEWARERYPSASIDVTITAEGELDAGDPLEIALQNVVENAIVHNDGAEPTVEITATDARQDGWVDLTVADDGPGVPEEERSFVLGTAMPTQLTHGSGLGLWLTSWIVQVFDGEMDIRENDPTGAVVTLTLRRMETDAE is encoded by the coding sequence GTGACGCCCGACGTCGGTTCCGAAGACGCACACGGACCGGTGCGCGCCGACGGTGGCCATAGCAGGCGCCGCGGGTTCGACGACCACCCCGATCCACTGATTCGCGTCGATGGTGGCGACATCGTCGCGGCCAACGATCGCGCCCGGACGGTGTTCGGCGACGGCGACGCGCTCGTCGGGGGGCGAGCCGACGAGTACCTGGAGGCGGCCACAGACGGCGAGTCCGTCGATGGGACGTCCGAGGGCAGCAGTGAGCGGTTCGAGCCGTACGTCGTGCCCGAATCGGACGCAGAGAGCGAACACCTGATTCACTTCCGTCCGACGCACGACGGGTACCGCTCCAACGCGCACCGCGCCAGGACGGACGAGGCGACCGATCCGGTACCCCCGACGAGCACGTTCGAGCAGTACGAGACCATCATGCAGGTCGTCCCGGATCCCGTCTACGCGACCGACGAGACGGGGACGCTCACGTTCGTCAACCGGGCGTTCGAGGAGCGCTTCGGTATCGACCGGGTTACCGTCGCCGAATCCGACGTCCACTTCTCCGAGATCACGACCGACGACGGTGCCGTCTCGATCGCCGAATCGCTTCGAGGGCTCCTCGACGACGACGCGGCCGATCGAGAGACGATCGAGAGCGTCGCCGTGACGGCCGACGGTCGCCACCTCACGGTCGAGAACTCGCTCGCGCTCAGGCCGAGCCACGACGGGTTCGCCGGCGCCGTCGGCGTGCTCCGCGACGTGACCGAACGCCAGCGACGCGAGGAAATCTTCGCCGTCATGGACCGGGCGCTCAGACACAACCTCCGAACCAACGTCAACATCATCGCAGGCTACGCGGAGACGCTCGAACCGGCCGTCGACGACGAACACGGAGAGGCCCTGCGAACGATACGACGCGCGGCCACCTGGCTCTCGAAACTCGGTGAGACGGTCCGCACCCTCGAACGCTCGATCGAAACGGCCCCGGACGGCGGTCATCGCGTCGACGTCGATCGGCTCGTCACCGACTGTGCCGAGTGGGCACGCGAGCGGTATCCGTCGGCGTCGATCGACGTCACGATCACGGCGGAGGGGGAACTCGACGCGGGTGATCCGCTCGAGATCGCTCTCCAGAACGTCGTCGAGAACGCGATCGTTCACAACGACGGCGCAGAACCCACCGTCGAAATCACCGCCACCGACGCACGGCAGGACGGCTGGGTCGATCTCACCGTCGCGGACGACGGACCGGGCGTTCCGGAGGAAGAACGATCGTTCGTCCTCGGCACGGCGATGCCGACGCAGCTCACACACGGGAGCGGCCTCGGCCTCTGGTTGACGTCCTGGATCGTCCAGGTGTTCGACGGCGAGATGGACATCCGGGAGAACGACCCGACTGGCGCCGTCGTCACCCTCACCCTCCGCCGGATGGAAACCGACGCCGAGTAA
- a CDS encoding SDR family NAD(P)-dependent oxidoreductase, with protein MDGLDLDGRTVLVTGSGRGLGRALVLAAAECGARVAVHYHTSADAAARVAETARDRGAPAATTVQADVTDPDSVDELFSSVEANLGSVECLVNNVGDFAPVNWAEIDLETWHRVFDTNLTATWLCSKRALPPMREGRFGRIVNVGYASAEKGLVNPTNFPYFAAKAGVLMFTRMLAADTQDDGITVNAVSPYVVENSAEFPDELPRGRPAWFEDVARPVLFFLDPENEYVSGENVEVDGGWLPEDV; from the coding sequence ATGGACGGACTCGATCTCGACGGACGGACGGTGCTGGTCACCGGAAGTGGGCGCGGGCTCGGCCGTGCGCTCGTCCTCGCGGCGGCGGAGTGTGGCGCCCGCGTCGCCGTGCACTACCACACGAGCGCGGACGCCGCGGCACGTGTCGCCGAGACGGCCCGCGACCGGGGTGCCCCGGCGGCGACGACCGTACAGGCGGACGTGACAGATCCCGACAGCGTCGACGAACTCTTCAGTTCGGTCGAGGCGAATCTCGGTTCGGTCGAATGCCTGGTCAACAACGTCGGCGATTTCGCGCCCGTCAACTGGGCCGAGATCGATCTCGAGACCTGGCACCGCGTGTTCGACACCAATCTCACGGCGACCTGGCTGTGTTCGAAGCGCGCGCTTCCCCCGATGCGCGAGGGGAGGTTCGGCCGCATCGTCAACGTCGGCTACGCCTCCGCCGAGAAGGGGCTCGTCAACCCGACGAACTTCCCGTACTTCGCCGCCAAGGCGGGCGTCCTCATGTTCACGCGGATGCTCGCCGCCGACACGCAGGACGACGGCATCACCGTCAACGCCGTCTCACCCTACGTCGTCGAGAACTCGGCGGAGTTTCCCGACGAACTCCCCAGAGGCCGTCCGGCGTGGTTCGAGGACGTCGCCCGGCCCGTACTGTTCTTTCTCGACCCCGAAAACGAGTACGTGAGCGGCGAGAACGTGGAAGTCGACGGCGGCTGGTTACCCGAAGACGTCTGA
- a CDS encoding ACT domain-containing protein, with protein MSDANADESSQPSPTGASERTAYTLRLELEDEPGRLHHALGPITEHGGNLRSIHHERGNRTPRGTIPVEIVMSCSPAQFDALVESLEAADVTVIEAGSRRFERTVNVVLVGHLVDTDLSDTLSRIEAFEYASVVDVSLAAPEGTEGVSSTRVQLAVDDGNVEPAIDAIRSVADEKDIAVVEPLHEGDR; from the coding sequence ATGAGTGACGCGAACGCCGACGAGTCGTCGCAGCCGTCGCCGACGGGCGCCAGTGAGCGGACAGCGTACACGCTCCGCCTCGAACTCGAGGACGAGCCGGGCAGGTTACACCACGCGCTCGGGCCGATCACCGAACACGGCGGAAACTTGCGATCGATCCACCACGAACGAGGCAACCGAACGCCGCGCGGGACGATCCCTGTGGAGATCGTCATGTCGTGTTCACCCGCGCAGTTCGACGCGCTGGTCGAGAGCCTCGAAGCGGCAGACGTGACGGTGATCGAAGCCGGTTCGCGACGGTTCGAGCGGACGGTCAACGTCGTTCTCGTCGGTCACCTCGTCGACACAGACCTCTCCGATACGCTCTCGCGGATCGAGGCGTTCGAGTACGCCTCGGTCGTCGACGTTTCGCTCGCGGCCCCGGAGGGAACCGAGGGTGTCTCGAGTACGCGCGTCCAACTCGCCGTCGACGACGGGAACGTCGAGCCGGCAATCGACGCGATCAGGTCGGTGGCGGACGAGAAGGACATCGCGGTCGTCGAGCCGCTCCACGAGGGTGATCGGTGA
- the tuf gene encoding translation elongation factor EF-1 subunit alpha, whose product MSDKPHQNLAIIGHVDHGKSTLVGRLLYETGSVPEHVIEQHREEAKEKGKGGFEFAYVMDNLAEERERGVTIDIAHQEFDTDKYYFTIVDTPGHRDFVKNMITGASQADHAVLVVAADDGVAPQTQEHVFLSRTLGIEKLIIAINKMDVVDYSEDDYNDVVDEVNKLLKQVNFQVDDNSFIPISAFEGDNVAETSDNTPWYDGRTLLETLNDLPETEEPTDAPLRLPIQDVYTISGIGTVPVGRVETGIMNIGDNVSFQPSDVGGEVKTIEMHHEEVPEAGPGDNVGFNVRGIGKDDIRRGDVCGPADDPPTVAETFQAQVVVMQHPSVITAGYTPVFHAHTAQVACTIESIDAKMDPSSGEVTEENPDFIQSGDAAKITIRPQKPLSIEAASDIPELGSFAIRDMGQTIAAGQVLNVDEK is encoded by the coding sequence ATGAGCGACAAACCACACCAGAACCTGGCCATTATCGGCCACGTTGACCACGGGAAGAGTACGCTCGTGGGCCGACTCCTCTACGAGACAGGGAGCGTCCCGGAGCACGTCATCGAACAGCACCGCGAGGAAGCCAAGGAGAAGGGCAAGGGCGGCTTCGAGTTCGCCTACGTCATGGACAACCTCGCCGAGGAGCGCGAGCGCGGTGTCACCATCGACATCGCCCACCAGGAGTTCGACACGGACAAGTACTACTTCACCATCGTCGACACCCCTGGCCACCGCGACTTCGTCAAGAACATGATCACCGGTGCGTCGCAGGCGGACCACGCCGTCCTCGTCGTCGCCGCCGACGACGGCGTCGCGCCCCAGACCCAGGAGCACGTCTTCCTGTCGCGCACCCTGGGTATCGAGAAGCTGATCATCGCGATCAACAAGATGGACGTCGTCGACTACTCCGAGGACGACTACAACGATGTCGTCGACGAGGTCAACAAGCTCCTCAAACAGGTCAACTTCCAGGTGGACGATAACTCGTTCATCCCGATCTCGGCGTTCGAGGGCGACAACGTCGCCGAGACGTCCGACAACACGCCGTGGTACGACGGCCGCACCCTGCTCGAGACGCTCAACGACCTGCCGGAGACCGAAGAGCCAACGGACGCACCGCTTCGCCTCCCCATTCAGGACGTCTACACGATTTCGGGTATCGGGACCGTCCCGGTCGGACGTGTCGAAACCGGTATCATGAACATCGGCGACAACGTCTCCTTCCAGCCCAGCGACGTCGGCGGCGAGGTCAAGACGATCGAGATGCACCACGAGGAGGTGCCCGAGGCCGGTCCCGGCGACAACGTCGGATTCAACGTCCGTGGCATCGGCAAGGACGACATCCGCCGCGGTGACGTCTGTGGTCCCGCCGACGACCCGCCGACGGTCGCCGAGACCTTCCAGGCCCAGGTCGTCGTCATGCAGCACCCCTCGGTCATCACGGCCGGCTACACGCCGGTCTTCCACGCCCACACCGCCCAGGTCGCGTGTACGATCGAGTCCATCGACGCGAAGATGGACCCCTCGAGTGGTGAGGTTACCGAAGAGAACCCCGACTTCATCCAGTCGGGCGACGCCGCGAAGATCACGATCCGGCCGCAGAAGCCCCTCTCGATCGAGGCGGCGAGCGACATTCCGGAACTCGGCAGCTTCGCCATCCGCGACATGGGCCAGACCATCGCGGCCGGACAGGTCCTCAACGTGGACGAGAAATAA
- the rpsJ gene encoding 30S ribosomal protein S10, which produces MQQARVRLAGTSPQDLDNICDDVREIANNTGVNLSGPIPLPTKTLEIPTRKSPDGEGTATWEHWEMRVHKRLIDLDADERALRQLMRIQVPNDVSIEIVLED; this is translated from the coding sequence ATGCAGCAAGCACGTGTCCGTCTCGCCGGGACGAGTCCGCAGGACCTGGACAACATCTGTGACGACGTCCGCGAGATCGCGAACAACACGGGCGTCAACCTGAGCGGTCCGATCCCGCTCCCGACGAAGACGCTCGAGATTCCCACTCGCAAGTCGCCCGACGGCGAAGGGACGGCGACGTGGGAGCACTGGGAGATGCGCGTCCACAAGCGCCTGATCGACCTCGACGCGGACGAGCGTGCGCTCCGTCAGCTCATGCGCATCCAGGTGCCGAACGACGTCTCCATCGAGATCGTCCTCGAAGACTGA
- a CDS encoding homoserine dehydrogenase, with the protein MSGHRLAIVGAGAVGRSVAELAGEYGHDVAAIADSTGAAVDPTGVDVPSVLRRKRSGEPVGDDAPDALFESDYDVLVEATPTTLGDAQPGFGHVERALAADRHVVLANKGPVAERYEELRRLAAESEGSLRFEATVGGAIPILSTIEDLTPAAVTAVRGVLNGTANFVLSRMASEGLVYDHVLAEAQDMGVAEADPSFDVDGTDAALKCVILANVLSDGGHSLDGADVTGIESITQSALELAAEDGQTIRLVGEASRDGVRVGPRLVPEHGPLAVSGTRNIVQIETTHAGQLHNSGRGAGGPETATAILADVERLE; encoded by the coding sequence ATGTCCGGTCACCGACTCGCGATCGTCGGCGCGGGCGCGGTCGGTCGGTCCGTGGCCGAACTCGCGGGCGAATACGGTCACGACGTCGCGGCGATCGCCGATTCGACCGGGGCGGCGGTCGACCCGACTGGGGTCGACGTGCCGTCTGTGCTCCGTCGGAAACGGAGCGGGGAGCCGGTCGGCGACGACGCACCGGACGCGCTCTTCGAGAGCGACTACGACGTACTGGTCGAGGCGACGCCGACGACACTCGGCGACGCACAGCCGGGATTCGGTCACGTCGAGCGAGCGCTCGCCGCCGACCGACACGTCGTGCTGGCGAACAAAGGGCCGGTCGCCGAACGGTACGAAGAACTTCGCCGGCTCGCGGCCGAGAGTGAGGGCTCGCTTCGCTTCGAAGCGACGGTTGGCGGGGCCATCCCGATCCTCTCGACGATCGAGGATCTCACGCCCGCGGCGGTCACCGCCGTCCGCGGCGTGCTCAATGGGACGGCCAACTTCGTCCTCAGCCGGATGGCGAGCGAGGGACTCGTCTACGACCACGTCCTCGCGGAGGCCCAGGACATGGGCGTCGCGGAGGCGGATCCGTCGTTCGACGTCGACGGCACGGACGCGGCGCTCAAGTGCGTGATCCTGGCGAACGTCCTCTCGGATGGCGGTCACTCGCTCGACGGGGCGGACGTGACGGGTATCGAGTCGATCACGCAGAGCGCCCTCGAACTCGCCGCAGAAGACGGACAGACGATACGACTCGTCGGTGAAGCGAGTCGCGACGGCGTTCGCGTCGGTCCGCGGCTGGTTCCGGAACACGGCCCGCTCGCGGTCTCCGGCACGCGTAACATCGTCCAGATCGAGACCACGCACGCGGGGCAACTCCACAACAGCGGTCGGGGTGCCGGCGGCCCGGAGACGGCCACCGCGATCCTGGCGGACGTCGAACGTCTCGAGTAA
- a CDS encoding ATP-binding protein — protein sequence MNDSLADLVCRFLADPGASECDSPPADEGSAATPATIAAGIGIAPTDVRRRLDLLETLSELVDEGVLSETIHSVRDGRDRQYYGLTERGRERARGPRRERLARPADRPDPASSRPERKRDDPGVESSSAGDDPRPADESARRRPWRKPTDDRIVGREDELDTLRETLTSIRRRGGRTLVLSGDRGVGKTTLCSALLGHAADRDVARGRARCRGDTDEPFEPLRRAIEDAFGEPVPSSLSDPSATPVGDGASLAARRSALVRSVAETVCDRTIDRPTLLVVDGLQDADASTLALFERIASSAAAWVYQLLLVGTYRPREVGEATSLAATLARLSDHDRVDELAIEPFDRTETAHLVSEELGDDVAESVVDRVHESTGGTPLALSETLAWLADTRVDSGPSDAQDGSADELDLPAGLEQAFDRRIESLDDVGRAVLEAAAVLGDPIDGETVRSIVSPSDATVSTYVSLLVDARLLARADDEAIVFPSDVVRETVVDSLGVDRRRELHARAADALAAADAPPATIAHHRAEAGDLSRAVDRFQRAAERASRRYAGDTAIELYGRALDIATELGADRRIADLHLSLGETHVNRGAYDAAAERFRAALAQAADAEIESRARHRLAEIRVKRGDVEAGIATATTGLAAVTDAVPASDRCRLHRVLGWGRLQDGDLDGARVAFERQASVAAAADDPTLRALAEHDLGTLAGMTGDIDEAETRLSAAVSAFDRLEDPGHCAKSLTNLALVYRRSGGLDAALEANERALAIQREYGYLESLPDSRMNQAELRLARGDLALAVESYEAAIDAATDSGRQERAAMARTNLADVLTLQGRIGLGFHRCQEAIDAFEHLDASDGLGTAHASRARIYLIAGDTETACADAEHALSIARDLGNADRIADARDVRGRVARAMGELDAATTHHEAAASLAADGGNDVSSIQYRIELLADRLADRTAAAPSALLKDAKAVVAETTERVLEARARTRLARACRRCGEYDRAERVLDEAHRAQAELGVVVDRCETVLARSALERDTDRPTAAADSLGVANALIQEYGLECYADWTDRLRRQLE from the coding sequence ATGAACGACTCGCTGGCCGACCTGGTCTGTCGCTTCCTCGCCGACCCCGGCGCCAGCGAGTGTGATTCCCCGCCTGCTGACGAGGGATCGGCAGCGACGCCGGCCACCATCGCAGCGGGTATCGGTATCGCTCCGACCGACGTTCGACGCCGTCTCGACCTGCTCGAGACGCTATCGGAACTCGTCGATGAAGGCGTTCTCTCGGAGACGATCCACTCCGTTCGAGACGGACGCGATCGCCAGTACTACGGGCTCACCGAGCGCGGACGCGAACGCGCTCGCGGCCCTCGTCGGGAACGACTGGCGCGACCGGCGGACCGTCCGGACCCTGCATCGTCCCGGCCGGAACGGAAACGTGACGATCCGGGAGTCGAATCCAGCTCGGCTGGCGACGACCCTCGTCCGGCCGACGAGTCGGCTCGACGCCGACCGTGGAGAAAGCCGACCGACGATCGAATCGTGGGGCGCGAAGACGAACTCGACACGCTCCGTGAAACGCTCACGTCGATTCGCCGGCGCGGCGGTCGGACGCTGGTTCTCAGCGGAGATCGCGGGGTCGGTAAGACGACGCTCTGTTCGGCACTCCTCGGTCACGCTGCCGACCGCGACGTCGCTCGCGGTCGCGCCCGGTGTCGTGGCGACACCGACGAGCCGTTCGAGCCGCTCCGTCGGGCGATCGAGGACGCCTTCGGGGAACCGGTCCCGTCCTCGCTGTCGGACCCGTCGGCGACGCCGGTCGGCGACGGTGCGTCGCTCGCTGCCAGGCGCTCGGCTCTCGTCCGATCGGTTGCGGAGACGGTCTGTGACCGAACGATCGATCGTCCAACCCTCCTCGTCGTCGATGGGCTCCAGGACGCCGACGCGTCCACGCTCGCGCTCTTCGAACGAATCGCGAGTTCGGCCGCGGCGTGGGTTTACCAGCTGTTGCTCGTCGGGACGTATCGGCCACGCGAAGTCGGCGAAGCGACGTCGCTCGCGGCGACGCTAGCTCGCCTGTCGGACCACGATCGGGTCGACGAGCTGGCGATCGAACCGTTCGATCGGACGGAGACGGCCCACCTCGTCTCCGAGGAACTCGGCGACGACGTCGCCGAGTCGGTCGTCGATCGCGTTCACGAATCCACTGGTGGCACCCCGCTTGCACTCTCGGAAACGCTCGCCTGGCTGGCCGACACTCGCGTCGATTCGGGCCCGTCCGACGCACAGGACGGGTCGGCCGACGAACTCGACCTCCCCGCGGGACTCGAGCAGGCGTTCGACCGCCGGATCGAGTCGCTCGACGATGTCGGGCGCGCGGTCCTCGAGGCGGCTGCCGTCCTCGGCGATCCGATCGACGGCGAGACGGTGCGCTCGATCGTCTCCCCGTCCGACGCTACCGTCTCGACGTACGTCTCGCTCCTCGTCGACGCTCGACTCCTCGCCCGGGCGGACGACGAGGCGATCGTGTTCCCCAGCGACGTCGTTCGCGAGACGGTCGTCGATTCGCTCGGCGTCGACCGCCGACGCGAACTCCACGCCAGGGCGGCAGACGCGCTCGCCGCGGCGGACGCCCCGCCGGCGACCATCGCGCACCACCGCGCCGAAGCCGGCGACCTGTCGCGCGCGGTCGATCGATTCCAACGGGCGGCCGAGCGTGCCAGTCGACGGTACGCGGGTGACACTGCCATCGAGCTGTACGGCCGAGCGCTCGACATCGCCACGGAACTCGGGGCGGACCGGCGGATCGCCGACCTGCACCTGTCGCTCGGGGAGACGCACGTCAATCGGGGTGCATACGACGCGGCCGCCGAACGCTTCCGCGCGGCACTCGCCCAGGCGGCCGACGCCGAAATCGAGTCCCGGGCGCGCCACCGACTCGCCGAGATCCGGGTGAAACGCGGCGACGTCGAGGCGGGTATCGCGACCGCGACGACCGGACTCGCCGCGGTCACGGACGCCGTTCCCGCGTCGGATCGGTGTCGATTGCACCGCGTGCTGGGGTGGGGCCGACTCCAGGACGGCGACCTCGACGGGGCGAGAGTCGCGTTCGAGCGACAGGCGTCGGTCGCGGCGGCGGCAGACGATCCGACACTCCGTGCGCTCGCCGAGCACGATCTGGGGACGCTCGCCGGCATGACTGGCGACATCGACGAGGCGGAAACGCGACTCTCCGCGGCCGTCTCGGCGTTCGATCGGCTCGAAGATCCCGGTCATTGCGCGAAGTCGCTGACGAACCTGGCACTGGTCTATCGCCGGAGCGGCGGGCTCGACGCCGCCCTCGAGGCGAACGAACGGGCGCTAGCGATCCAGCGCGAGTACGGCTATCTCGAGTCCCTGCCGGACTCCCGTATGAACCAGGCGGAGCTCCGTCTCGCTCGAGGGGACCTCGCGCTGGCGGTCGAGTCGTACGAGGCCGCCATCGATGCCGCGACGGACTCCGGACGGCAGGAACGAGCGGCGATGGCGCGAACGAACCTGGCGGACGTACTGACCCTCCAGGGACGGATCGGACTCGGGTTTCACCGCTGTCAGGAAGCGATCGACGCCTTCGAGCACCTCGACGCCTCGGACGGACTCGGCACCGCGCACGCGTCGAGGGCGCGAATCTACCTGATCGCGGGCGACACCGAGACGGCGTGTGCGGACGCCGAACACGCACTCTCGATCGCTCGCGACCTCGGGAACGCCGATCGGATCGCGGACGCCCGGGACGTGCGAGGTCGAGTCGCCAGAGCGATGGGCGAACTGGACGCCGCGACGACACACCACGAAGCGGCCGCGTCACTCGCCGCTGACGGCGGGAACGACGTCTCTTCGATCCAATACCGGATCGAGTTGCTCGCCGATCGACTCGCCGATCGAACCGCGGCCGCTCCGTCCGCCCTGCTGAAAGACGCTAAGGCCGTCGTGGCTGAGACGACAGAGCGCGTCCTCGAGGCCCGGGCCCGGACGCGTCTCGCTCGGGCCTGCCGTCGCTGCGGCGAGTACGATCGTGCCGAGCGAGTCCTCGACGAGGCACATCGCGCTCAGGCGGAACTCGGCGTCGTCGTGGATCGCTGTGAAACCGTCCTCGCACGCAGTGCCCTCGAACGCGACACGGATCGGCCGACCGCGGCGGCTGACTCCCTCGGCGTGGCGAACGCACTGATTCAGGAGTATGGACTCGAGTGTTACGCCGACTGGACCGACAGGCTCCGCAGGCAACTCGAGTGA
- a CDS encoding rhomboid family intramembrane serine protease, which translates to MTGSGSPIVETLAVFVVVFVLQWVAGLFSLALVAGLFVLAPPLEANPWTIVTSVYAHENLSHLLSNGVALVLFGWPIARATTRLRFHLFFVTTGAIAGVSQVVLSGVVGNPTAVLGASGAVFALMGYLLAGNRLSDGLAARVQVSPVLALFVFVVLGVLITLATAAPRVALIAHFTGFLVGAMAGRAGLLEVPRRQRQFG; encoded by the coding sequence ATGACCGGGTCCGGGAGTCCGATCGTCGAGACGCTGGCGGTGTTCGTCGTCGTGTTCGTCCTCCAGTGGGTTGCGGGGCTGTTCAGTCTCGCGTTGGTGGCCGGGTTGTTCGTCCTGGCGCCACCGCTCGAGGCGAATCCCTGGACGATCGTGACGAGCGTCTACGCCCACGAGAACCTGTCTCACCTGCTCTCGAACGGCGTCGCGCTCGTGTTGTTCGGCTGGCCGATCGCGCGGGCGACGACACGCCTGCGCTTTCACCTGTTCTTCGTGACGACGGGTGCGATCGCGGGCGTTTCCCAGGTGGTCCTCTCCGGCGTCGTCGGCAACCCAACGGCCGTCCTCGGTGCGAGCGGCGCGGTCTTCGCGCTGATGGGCTACCTGCTCGCCGGCAATCGTCTCTCCGACGGATTGGCCGCGCGCGTTCAGGTGTCGCCGGTACTCGCACTGTTCGTCTTCGTCGTTCTCGGGGTCCTCATCACCCTCGCGACGGCCGCTCCGCGTGTCGCCCTCATCGCACACTTCACCGGCTTCCTCGTCGGCGCGATGGCTGGCCGCGCCGGCCTGCTCGAAGTGCCCCGACGACAGCGGCAGTTCGGGTAG
- a CDS encoding NifU family protein, with protein sequence MTAAESGESDPLRERVERWLTAQMPIIQMHGGTSAVRTADAETGEVVIELGGGCRGCSISDVTTGNIQAELLTWDEIDDVTVRVPDAREQLGGPDQAESIMGIDRTEGGRGDWGSSNPGADHL encoded by the coding sequence ATGACCGCGGCCGAGTCCGGTGAGTCGGATCCGCTCCGCGAGCGCGTCGAGCGCTGGCTCACGGCGCAGATGCCGATCATCCAGATGCACGGCGGGACCAGTGCCGTCAGGACGGCCGACGCCGAGACAGGCGAGGTGGTGATCGAACTGGGCGGCGGCTGTCGCGGCTGCTCGATCAGTGACGTCACGACGGGAAACATCCAGGCCGAACTCCTTACGTGGGACGAGATCGACGACGTCACCGTCAGAGTCCCCGACGCCCGCGAGCAACTCGGCGGCCCCGACCAGGCCGAATCCATCATGGGTATCGATCGAACCGAAGGCGGTCGTGGTGACTGGGGCTCGTCGAACCCCGGAGCGGATCACCTATAG